CGTACTCGACAACACGCCTTTCTACGCCGAGTCCGGCGGCCAGGTCGGCGACCGCGGCGAGTTCAAGGCCGCAGCCGGCATTTTTGCCGTCGAGGATACGCTGAAGATTCAAGCCACCGTTTTTGGTCACCACGGCGTCGTCAAGACCGGTTCACTGGTTGTCGGTCAGTCCGTCACGGCACGGGTCGATGCACCGTCGCGAGCCGCTACGGCACGCAATCACTCGGTGACGCACCTGATGCACAAGGCGTTGCGCGAAGTGCTGGGTCAGCATGTCCAGCAAAAGGGTTCGCAAGTCGATCCGGACAAGACTCGTTTCGACTTTGCCCACACTGCCGCGATGAGTGCTGAGGAAATCCGTGAGGTCGAGGAAATCGTCAATCACGAAATCCTGGCCAACGCCGCAACCGATTCCCGCGTGATGGGCATCGAGGATGCCCAGAAGTCGGGTGCCATGATGCTGTTCGGCGAAAAATACGGTGATGAAGTGCGCGTTGTCGGTATCGGTTCGTCGAAAGAGCTGTGCGGCGGGACGCACGTCAGCCGGACCGGCGACATCGGCCTGTTCAAGATTCTGGCTGAATCCGGCGTCGCCGCCGGTGTGCGTCGCGTCGAAGCGGTAACCGGCCATAACGCGCTGCGCTACGTCCAGCAGCAGGAACGTCAGGTGCTGGGTGTTTCCGCCCTGCTCAAGACGCAGCCGGAAGAGGTTGCCGAGCGTGTCGTCGGTATTCTCGACAATGTCCGTAACCTCGAAAAGGAACTGGCCCGTCTCAAATCCAAGCTGGCCTCTTCCCAAGGCGATGATCTGCTCAATCAGGCGGTCGACATCAAGGGTGCCAAAGTGCTGGCGGTAACCCTGGAAGGCGCCGATCTCAATTCGCTGCGCGAAACGATGGACAAGCTGAAGGACAAGCTCAAGTCGGCGGCCATCGTGCTGGCTTCGGTCGCCGATGGCAAGGTTACGCTGATTGCCGGCGTGACGGCTGATCTGACCGGCAAGGTCAAGGCCGGTGAACTGGTCAATCTGGTTGCTCAGCAGGTCGGCGGCAAGGGGGGCGGTCGTCCTGACATGGCGCAGGCGGGCGGTACGCAGCCGGAAAATCTGCCGGCTGCGCTGGCCTCTGTCGCGGCCTGGGTCGACGGCAAGCTGTAATTCTTTTTGAGTCACCGGATGGGCCGCTCCCGGCTCGTTCGGCGGGAAACAAAAATGCCACCGGATCGGTGGCATTTTTTTTAATATCGGGCGAGGCTGGGGCTTAGCGAGGCAGGTAGCCGGCCGGGGGGGTGCCTGTCGTTTCACGGATGACTTCACCGTCGATGACCCGGCCGGTCTCGAAACCGGTGGGGCTGTCTTGTGCGGGTTGTTCGCGCATCTGCTTGCGAATGGCGCGGGTTTTCCACCACAGCCAGCCCCACAGGGCGACTCCGCCAACGGCGACAACCGCCAGGGCAACGAGTGAGAACATGAAGGCCAGCGTCAGGAAGGCGATGCCGAGAATCAGCGAAATCAGCTTGCCGGCCAGGCTTTTGGGTGCTTGCTGGAAGTGGATGCGCTGTTGGGAAAAGGAGGGGGACTCTTCGTGGCTCATGGCAGATTTTGGCGCAGCTGATTAGTGTCGAGGCCCCTATTTTGCAGGGGGATTCAACCTTGAGCCAGCACTGTCGTGTAGCGTTTGGTGACTATCTGTATCACCCATGGCTTGCGTTCAGTTCGACGGTGTTTCCTGGCCGATGCTGTTGGCCCATTGCAAGGCTTGCGTCTGGGCGCGGTTGAGGGCTTTGGGGCCAAGGCCGGGCAGTCGCGAAAGGCTCTCGGCGAGTTGCGCCAGTTCGCCACTTTCGCTGTTTTCTGCCAGCGCCAGCATTTGGCCGAGCGGGCCGCTGCCATCGCACAAGGCATCGCGGACTGTGCCGGATAGTCCGAGCGGAGTAACGATTTCATTGATCGGCAGGCCAACCAGTGCCGGCATCAGCGACATGATGCCGGCCATGAATGCCTGGTCGGCCAGCGCCGCATCGCCCGGCATCAATTCGGCAGCCAGCAGTTCCATCAGGCGGCCGCGCGTTGCGGCCATGAGCAGCAAGGGATTGACGCTTCCGTTCTGGCTGCCAGAGGCAAAAACCAGCAGTTGCAGCCAGCGTTGCAACTGGCGGCGGCCGAGTACGGTGATGGCGTGGCGCAGCGAAGTGATTTTCTCGGTGCTGCCGGCGCCGACGGAATTGGTCATGCGCAGCAGGTTGACCGTGAGACCCGGTTCCGGCTTCAAGGCGACTTCAATCTGGCTGGTGTCGGCATCGCTGAGCAGCAGACCCATCAGCTTCATCAGCGATAACTGGGAGTGATCGAGTTTCTTGCCGGCGATGATCGTCGGTTTGGCAAAGTAGTAGCCTTGGAACAGCGTGAAGCCAAGCTTGAGGCATTGCTCCATTTGTTCGCGCGAATCGACCTTCTCGGCCAGCAGTTGTTTGCCGAGCGGTTTCAGCTTCATGACCAGTTGCATCAACTGGACGCGGGACAGCGGCTGGATGTCGACCTTGATGATTTCGACCAGGGCCAGCAGATCGGCAAATTCAGGTTCGAGCTGGATGACATCATCCAGGGCCAGCGTGAAGCCGGCCGCCTTGAGTGCGGCGCAGCGTTCGACGACGGCGGCGCTGGGCGGCACGGTTTCGAGAATTTCGAGTACGACGGCGTGCCGCGGTAACAGTTCGAGCATGTCGCTGAACAGGAAAGCCTCATCGACATTGATGAAGCCGCGGCAACTGCCAAGCGCTGCTTCGACGCCGAGTTCACTGAAGGCGTTGGCGATTACCGTGGCGGTAGCCTGGACGCCATCGGTCACTTCGGCGCTGTTGCGCGTGCCGTTGCGGAAAAGCAGTTCGTAAGCGACGAGCCGCTGCTCGCGGTCGAGAATGGGTTGCCGGCCGAGAAATAACTGATCAGCAGCGGTGTCGCTCACGAAAACTCCTTAAAACGGCAGTTCAATCCCCGGCCAGACGGCCTTCAGGGCATTACGGAACCCGGCCTGGATGCGTTCCAGCGCGACATCGTTGTCGGCTTCGAAACGCAGCACTACGACCGGCGTGGTATTCGATGGGCGGGCCAGACCAAATCCATCCTGGTATTCGACACGAACGCCGTCGATGGTGATGATCTCTTCGGCGCCTTCGAACTTGCCTTCGGCTTTCAGCTTGTCGATCAGGACAAACGGTTCGCCTTCAGCCATCTTGATGTTCAACTCAGGTGTAGACGGCGCATTCGGCAGATT
The sequence above is drawn from the Dechloromonas sp. TW-R-39-2 genome and encodes:
- a CDS encoding EAL and HDOD domain-containing protein, yielding MSDTAADQLFLGRQPILDREQRLVAYELLFRNGTRNSAEVTDGVQATATVIANAFSELGVEAALGSCRGFINVDEAFLFSDMLELLPRHAVVLEILETVPPSAAVVERCAALKAAGFTLALDDVIQLEPEFADLLALVEIIKVDIQPLSRVQLMQLVMKLKPLGKQLLAEKVDSREQMEQCLKLGFTLFQGYYFAKPTIIAGKKLDHSQLSLMKLMGLLLSDADTSQIEVALKPEPGLTVNLLRMTNSVGAGSTEKITSLRHAITVLGRRQLQRWLQLLVFASGSQNGSVNPLLLMAATRGRLMELLAAELMPGDAALADQAFMAGIMSLMPALVGLPINEIVTPLGLSGTVRDALCDGSGPLGQMLALAENSESGELAQLAESLSRLPGLGPKALNRAQTQALQWANSIGQETPSN